A stretch of Vespula vulgaris chromosome 5, iyVesVulg1.1, whole genome shotgun sequence DNA encodes these proteins:
- the LOC127063666 gene encoding centrosomal protein of 97 kDa isoform X2: MASTESLVCDTLDLSGQGLKKLARCPSDAEISTLILDDNELQRLDNLDSYHRINKLSIVRNQLLRMYGVSKLHNLVTLNLANNGILTIEGIKDMINLQTLCLAGNNIKSIEHLHSNTKLEHLDLSENSISHISDISYLRNLKELFLHNNRIITLRQCERYLPTSLETFTLANNSITDLNEMSHLANLKNLINFSIANNPCVSITGNSIGFDYRPFVINWCMSLKSIDGYAVDPIESLKAEWLYSQGRGRQFRVGEHALLAQYLASVCPLSGESLENETDRKLRLILSKAQHHQQQLSQQSDTGSVHSLSSVGVTPSPAARRRLNHNRTSSPRRPNSSRNSIRMRSPDRMVSSCHTDTMVSSCHTLFNNDHESLMTQSLDPNMLCNTLNNKTANNSGLEDMEETSSPLQAATKLVPVPESLMSPDFRPPSGLSKVLPKTPPSKLNSPCQVTIPAKASTDGDAKAIPIINTVNPMAKTNLGALKANALVKSNSATNCSVGKPNIAKPVITNTNGKCPHSVKINNYVQSKTLPAKRNTKSSPYLGRNIQRPKSACDRNKSSLIKRGKDGDGDNVALSSDEDSEVCQAKLDSIRSRAIQRRQEDSNKDQDRTEKAAICIQRMWRGYHTRNLNKKATTILKTIEMMRTNKYIQKLSTDMEATRTALESEHKLQLLQMQAINALWKKVVSLQPGGSRENTSNESETTVQPNADVVTNLAQTCNLLHTQVQQLQDSMSEIRRCMSSMQPKSILVDNGVATQTEISAVHTPAGEENTFPYARPNRPQSLPIHQTIHEGNENKSFASNLVDSVLKKVSQSTDTTDDEVNTDILNSNENQELLNSNEHPDMFKSCEEIIEPEFRDVVDSKITNEYEGIIDNTEIGGEVCEETLCKELHNLIETENSVPNADMEKQNNTNEFQKEGLNAD; encoded by the exons ATGGCTTCAACGG AGTCTTTGGTATGCGATACGCTCGATTTAAGCGGTCAAGGTCTTAAAAAGCTTGCTCGATGCCCATCTGATGCTGAAATCAGTACATTAATCTTAGATGACAATGAGCTTCAACGTCTTGATAATCTTGATTCATATCACAGAATTAACAAg cTTTCAATAGTAAGAAACCAATTATTACGAATGTATGGTGTATCAAAATTACATAATCTTGTAACCCTTAATTTAGCTAATAATGGTATATTAACAATAGAGGGAATAAAAGATATGATAAACTTACAAACACTGTGTTTAGCaggtaataatataaag TCCATTGAACATTTACATTCAAATACTAAGTTGGAACATCTAGACTTATCTGAAAATAGTATCAGCCACATTTctgatatttcatatttacgTAATCTTAag GAACTTTTCTTGCATAATAATCGCATAATCACGTTACGGCAGTGTGAACGCTACTTACCCACCTCATTAGAAACATTTACATTAGCAAATAACAGCATTACTGATTTGAATGAAATGTCTCATTTAGCTAATTTAAAGAATTTgatcaatttttcaattgCTAACAATCCATGTGTTAGTATAACAGGTAATAGTAT TGGATTTGATTATCGTCCATTTGTTATCAATTGGTGTATGAGTCTCAAGTCGATTGATGGTTATGCAGTGGATCCTATAGAAAG TTTAAAAGCAGAATGGCTATATTCTCAAGGAAGAGGCAGACAATTCCGTGTTGGTGAGCATGCACTTCTTGCTCAATATTTAGCATCTGTCTGTCCCCTTTCAGGGGAATCTTTAGAGAATGAAACTGACAGGAAACTTAGGCTAATTTTGAGTAAAGCACAACACCACCAGCAGCAACTCAGTCAGCAGAGTGACACAGGAAGTGTACATAGCTTAAGTAGCGTCGGAGTAACTCCTTCTCCTGCTGCTAGACGTAGACTTAATCATAACAGGACAAGTTCTCCAAGAAGGCCTA ATTCATCAAGAAATTCTATAAGAATGAGGTCACCAGATAGAATGGTTTCCAGTTGCCATACAGATACTATGGTTTCTTCCTGTCatactttatttaataatgatcATGAATCATTGATGACGCAAAGTTTAGATCCAAATATGCTTTGTAAtactttgaataataaaacagCAAATAATTCTGGATTAGAAGATATGGAAg aaacatCAAGTCCTCTACAAGCTGCTACAAAACTAGTGCCAGTTCCAGAATCTCTAATGAGTCCAGATTTTCGGCCGCCTTCTGGATTATCGAAAGTTTTACCTAAAACTCCACCAAGTAAATTAAATTCACCATGCCAAGTAACTATTCCTGCAAAAGCTTCTACAGATGGAGATGCAAAGGCAATTCCTATAATAAACACAGTAAATCCTATGGCAAAAACGAATCTTGGTGCTTTGAAAGCAAATGCACTTGTGAAGAGTAATTCAGCAACAAATTGCTCTGTTGGAAAACCAAACATTGCCAAACCTGTTATTACAAATACTAATGGAAAGTGTCCTCACAGTGtgaaaattaacaattatGTACAGAGCAAAACATTACCTGCAAAACGTAATACCAAAAGTTCGCCCTATTTAGGAAGAAATATACAAAGACCTAAAAGTGCATGTGACAGAAATAAGTCTAGCTTAataaaaaggggaaaagatggagatggagataATGTAGCACTTAGCAGTGACGAAGATAGCGAAGTATGTCAAGCAAAACTGGATAGCATTAGAAGTAGAGCAATACAAAGACGACAAGAGGATAGTAATAAAGATCAAGATCGTACAGAGAAAGCAGCAATTTGTATTCAAAGAATGTGGAGAGGCTATCATACTAGGAAtcttaataaaaaagcaaCTACTATACTAAAGACTATTGAAATGAtgagaacaaataaatatattca AAAATTATCTACTGATATGGAAGCAACAAGAACTGCATTGGAAAGTGAACATAAACTGCAATTGCTACAAATGCAAGCTATTAACGCATTATGGAAGAAGGTTGTCAGCTTACAACCTGGAGGTAGTCGTGAAAATACGAGTAATGAAAGTGAAACTACTGTACAGCCAAATGCAGATGTTGTAACAAATCTAGCGCAAACGTGCAATTTATTACATACTCAG GTACAACAATTACAAGATTCAATGTCGGAAATAAGACGGTGTATGTCAAGTATGCAACCAAAATCAATACTTGTTGACAATGGAGTTGCAACTCAAACAGAAATTTCAGCTGTTCATACACCTGCTGGTGAAGAAAATACATTTCCTTATGCTAGACCTAACAGACCACAATCTTTGCCAATACATCAAACAATACACGagggaaatgaaaataaaagcttTGCATCCAATTTAGTAGATAGTGTTCTTAAAAAAGTATCACAATCGACCGATACAACTGATGATGAGGTGAACACagatattttaaattctaatGAAAATCAAGAACTTCTCAATTCCAATGAACATCCGGATATGTTCAAGAGTTGTGAAGAAATCATAGAGCCCGAATTTAGAGATGTGGTAGATAGTAAAATAACAAATGAATATGAAggaataattgataatactGAGATCGGTGGTGAGGTCTGTGAAGAAACACTGTGCAAGGAATTACATAATCTTATTGAAACTGAAAATTCTGTTCCAAACGCAGATAtggagaaacaaaataataccaACGAATTTCAAAAAGAAGGATTAAATGCTGATTAA
- the LOC127063666 gene encoding uncharacterized protein LOC127063666 isoform X1, whose protein sequence is MASTESLVCDTLDLSGQGLKKLARCPSDAEISTLILDDNELQRLDNLDSYHRINKLSIVRNQLLRMYGVSKLHNLVTLNLANNGILTIEGIKDMINLQTLCLAGNNIKSIEHLHSNTKLEHLDLSENSISHISDISYLRNLKELFLHNNRIITLRQCERYLPTSLETFTLANNSITDLNEMSHLANLKNLINFSIANNPCVSITGNSIGFDYRPFVINWCMSLKSIDGYAVDPIESLKAEWLYSQGRGRQFRVGEHALLAQYLASVCPLSGESLENETDRKLRLILSKAQHHQQQLSQQSDTGSVHSLSSVGVTPSPAARRRLNHNRTSSPRRPITPMLTYYEDKCLQSPKFYEAKYCVCHSPCKDSSRNSIRMRSPDRMVSSCHTDTMVSSCHTLFNNDHESLMTQSLDPNMLCNTLNNKTANNSGLEDMEETSSPLQAATKLVPVPESLMSPDFRPPSGLSKVLPKTPPSKLNSPCQVTIPAKASTDGDAKAIPIINTVNPMAKTNLGALKANALVKSNSATNCSVGKPNIAKPVITNTNGKCPHSVKINNYVQSKTLPAKRNTKSSPYLGRNIQRPKSACDRNKSSLIKRGKDGDGDNVALSSDEDSEVCQAKLDSIRSRAIQRRQEDSNKDQDRTEKAAICIQRMWRGYHTRNLNKKATTILKTIEMMRTNKYIQKLSTDMEATRTALESEHKLQLLQMQAINALWKKVVSLQPGGSRENTSNESETTVQPNADVVTNLAQTCNLLHTQVQQLQDSMSEIRRCMSSMQPKSILVDNGVATQTEISAVHTPAGEENTFPYARPNRPQSLPIHQTIHEGNENKSFASNLVDSVLKKVSQSTDTTDDEVNTDILNSNENQELLNSNEHPDMFKSCEEIIEPEFRDVVDSKITNEYEGIIDNTEIGGEVCEETLCKELHNLIETENSVPNADMEKQNNTNEFQKEGLNAD, encoded by the exons ATGGCTTCAACGG AGTCTTTGGTATGCGATACGCTCGATTTAAGCGGTCAAGGTCTTAAAAAGCTTGCTCGATGCCCATCTGATGCTGAAATCAGTACATTAATCTTAGATGACAATGAGCTTCAACGTCTTGATAATCTTGATTCATATCACAGAATTAACAAg cTTTCAATAGTAAGAAACCAATTATTACGAATGTATGGTGTATCAAAATTACATAATCTTGTAACCCTTAATTTAGCTAATAATGGTATATTAACAATAGAGGGAATAAAAGATATGATAAACTTACAAACACTGTGTTTAGCaggtaataatataaag TCCATTGAACATTTACATTCAAATACTAAGTTGGAACATCTAGACTTATCTGAAAATAGTATCAGCCACATTTctgatatttcatatttacgTAATCTTAag GAACTTTTCTTGCATAATAATCGCATAATCACGTTACGGCAGTGTGAACGCTACTTACCCACCTCATTAGAAACATTTACATTAGCAAATAACAGCATTACTGATTTGAATGAAATGTCTCATTTAGCTAATTTAAAGAATTTgatcaatttttcaattgCTAACAATCCATGTGTTAGTATAACAGGTAATAGTAT TGGATTTGATTATCGTCCATTTGTTATCAATTGGTGTATGAGTCTCAAGTCGATTGATGGTTATGCAGTGGATCCTATAGAAAG TTTAAAAGCAGAATGGCTATATTCTCAAGGAAGAGGCAGACAATTCCGTGTTGGTGAGCATGCACTTCTTGCTCAATATTTAGCATCTGTCTGTCCCCTTTCAGGGGAATCTTTAGAGAATGAAACTGACAGGAAACTTAGGCTAATTTTGAGTAAAGCACAACACCACCAGCAGCAACTCAGTCAGCAGAGTGACACAGGAAGTGTACATAGCTTAAGTAGCGTCGGAGTAACTCCTTCTCCTGCTGCTAGACGTAGACTTAATCATAACAGGACAAGTTCTCCAAGAAGGCCTA TTACACCAATGTTGACATACTATGAAGATAAATGCTTACAATCACCAAAATTTTATGAGGCAAAATACTGTGTCTGCCATTCACCTTGCAAAG ATTCATCAAGAAATTCTATAAGAATGAGGTCACCAGATAGAATGGTTTCCAGTTGCCATACAGATACTATGGTTTCTTCCTGTCatactttatttaataatgatcATGAATCATTGATGACGCAAAGTTTAGATCCAAATATGCTTTGTAAtactttgaataataaaacagCAAATAATTCTGGATTAGAAGATATGGAAg aaacatCAAGTCCTCTACAAGCTGCTACAAAACTAGTGCCAGTTCCAGAATCTCTAATGAGTCCAGATTTTCGGCCGCCTTCTGGATTATCGAAAGTTTTACCTAAAACTCCACCAAGTAAATTAAATTCACCATGCCAAGTAACTATTCCTGCAAAAGCTTCTACAGATGGAGATGCAAAGGCAATTCCTATAATAAACACAGTAAATCCTATGGCAAAAACGAATCTTGGTGCTTTGAAAGCAAATGCACTTGTGAAGAGTAATTCAGCAACAAATTGCTCTGTTGGAAAACCAAACATTGCCAAACCTGTTATTACAAATACTAATGGAAAGTGTCCTCACAGTGtgaaaattaacaattatGTACAGAGCAAAACATTACCTGCAAAACGTAATACCAAAAGTTCGCCCTATTTAGGAAGAAATATACAAAGACCTAAAAGTGCATGTGACAGAAATAAGTCTAGCTTAataaaaaggggaaaagatggagatggagataATGTAGCACTTAGCAGTGACGAAGATAGCGAAGTATGTCAAGCAAAACTGGATAGCATTAGAAGTAGAGCAATACAAAGACGACAAGAGGATAGTAATAAAGATCAAGATCGTACAGAGAAAGCAGCAATTTGTATTCAAAGAATGTGGAGAGGCTATCATACTAGGAAtcttaataaaaaagcaaCTACTATACTAAAGACTATTGAAATGAtgagaacaaataaatatattca AAAATTATCTACTGATATGGAAGCAACAAGAACTGCATTGGAAAGTGAACATAAACTGCAATTGCTACAAATGCAAGCTATTAACGCATTATGGAAGAAGGTTGTCAGCTTACAACCTGGAGGTAGTCGTGAAAATACGAGTAATGAAAGTGAAACTACTGTACAGCCAAATGCAGATGTTGTAACAAATCTAGCGCAAACGTGCAATTTATTACATACTCAG GTACAACAATTACAAGATTCAATGTCGGAAATAAGACGGTGTATGTCAAGTATGCAACCAAAATCAATACTTGTTGACAATGGAGTTGCAACTCAAACAGAAATTTCAGCTGTTCATACACCTGCTGGTGAAGAAAATACATTTCCTTATGCTAGACCTAACAGACCACAATCTTTGCCAATACATCAAACAATACACGagggaaatgaaaataaaagcttTGCATCCAATTTAGTAGATAGTGTTCTTAAAAAAGTATCACAATCGACCGATACAACTGATGATGAGGTGAACACagatattttaaattctaatGAAAATCAAGAACTTCTCAATTCCAATGAACATCCGGATATGTTCAAGAGTTGTGAAGAAATCATAGAGCCCGAATTTAGAGATGTGGTAGATAGTAAAATAACAAATGAATATGAAggaataattgataatactGAGATCGGTGGTGAGGTCTGTGAAGAAACACTGTGCAAGGAATTACATAATCTTATTGAAACTGAAAATTCTGTTCCAAACGCAGATAtggagaaacaaaataataccaACGAATTTCAAAAAGAAGGATTAAATGCTGATTAA